TCGCGGGTGCGCGTGACCGCCTGCTTCATGCGGTCGAAAAAGCCGGCCTTCTTGGGCTCCTCGTCGAGGCTGCCGAACAGGGTCTGGATCATGGAAGGTCTCATTATAGATGGGGGAGCCGATGGCGCATGCGTCTCCGCACGTGCTGCGGTACGACTACGGGCCCGGATCGTTTGACCCTTTGGTTTGAATCGGCCTACCATTTGCGCCGATGTTGGGGCGAGAGGTCAACATCGGGATGGTGCTGGGCCACTACCGGATCGTGGAAAAGATCGGCGCCGGTGGGATGGGAGTCGTGTATCGCGCCCGCGATGAGCGACTGGATCGCGATGTCGCCCTGAAAGTGCTGCCCGACGGCACGCTAGCCGATGAATCGGCGCGGAAGAGATTTCGCAAGGAAGCCTTGACCCTTTCCAAGCTCAATCATCCCAACATTGCCGTAGTGCACGATTTCGACACGCAGGACGGTTTGGATTTCCTGGTGATGGAGTACGTCACCGGAGTAAGCCTGGAGCAGAAGCTGGGCGGAGGAGCGCTGCCGGAAAAGGAGGCCGCCGCGATCGGCGAGCAGATTGCGAAGACCCTGGAAGAGGCGCACGAACTGGGGGTAATACATCGCGACCTGAAGCCGGGCAACATCATGCTGACGGCGAAGGGGCAGGTAAAGTTGCTCGATTTCGGCATTGCGATCTTGCTTCGCGCGCGGGAAGAGGACGCAACCGAGAGCCTGACCGAAGGGCAGCAGGGCGCGGGCACGCTGCTGTACATGGCGCCGGAGCGTCTTCGGGGTCAAGCCGCGGATGAGCGCAGCGACATTTACTCACTTGGCGTCGTGCTCTACGAACTGCTCACGTGTCATCTTCCGTTTCAAGGAACGGTGGCGACGGCGCTGGTGGACGAAATACTGAACCAGGCTCCGACTCCGCCCAGCCGTTTCCAGCCTCGGATGTCGCCGAAGCTGGAAGAAATCATCCTGAAGTGCCTGGACAAAGAACCGGAAGAAAGGTACCAGTCGGCGGCCGAGGTACGAGTGGACCTGCGGCGGCTGTCGCGCCTGGACACTGCGCCGCAGCGAACGGCGACGTCAGTTGTTAAAGGCGGAAGGGCAACACGCAGAGTTGGACTGGTGATTGGGCTGGTGGTCCTGGCAGCGATTCTGGCGGCCGCTGGGTGGCGGCGGTGGAGAGAAAAACGAATCACAGAGCGCGCAGGAACCATGGCGATCGCGGTGCTTCCGTTCGAGGACGTAGCGGGGAAAAAAGGTTCGGAATACATGCGATTTGCGCTGGCGGACGAGGTGGTTGGGACGTTGAGTTATATGCCGGGCCTGGCAGTGCGTCCGTTTACGCTGACGCGGAAGTACGCCGATGGCAACACCGATCCGCGGCGGGTAGCGCAGGAACTGCAGGTAAACGAAGTTGTCACCGGGCATTTTCTGCAGGAAGAGGAGAAGCTGCGGATAACGCTGGAGGTGATGGAGCCCGCCACCAGCCGCCTGGTGTGGCGGGAAACGGTAAGCGGCAGCTCGCAGGACCTGATCGCACTGCAGCGGGAGATGGCGTTACGCTTGCGAGACGAGCTGGCGCCGGCGCTGGGAGTGGGAAAAACCACGGTGGATACCGCCGCGCAACCGAAGAACCAGGAAGCGTACGAACTGTACCTGCGGGGCAAAGGCGCGGGAGTGGATCCGGCGCCGAACAAGGAGGCGATCGCGCTCCTGGAACGGTCGCTGGCGCTGGATCCAAATTACGCGCCGGCATTAGCCGCCCTGGCTTTGCGATTAAACTTCGACGCGAACTTTTCCGATGGCGGCGCGGAGGCCACGCGCAAGAGCATGGAGTCGGCGGAGCGGGCCTTGGCGCTGGATCCGCAGCAGGTGGAAGCAGCAACCTTCCTGGCCTCGCGCCTGGTGGAAGACGGCGAACTGAATCGGGCGTTCGACCAAGTTGCGGATTTGGTGCGCCGCCGGCCTGATAATGGGCTGGCGCACGACACACTAGGCTATGTCTTGCGATATGCGGGCTTGCTGGACGATGCAGCGCGAGAGTGCGATGAGGCTCGAAGGCTGGATCCCA
The sequence above is drawn from the Terriglobales bacterium genome and encodes:
- a CDS encoding protein kinase; its protein translation is MLGREVNIGMVLGHYRIVEKIGAGGMGVVYRARDERLDRDVALKVLPDGTLADESARKRFRKEALTLSKLNHPNIAVVHDFDTQDGLDFLVMEYVTGVSLEQKLGGGALPEKEAAAIGEQIAKTLEEAHELGVIHRDLKPGNIMLTAKGQVKLLDFGIAILLRAREEDATESLTEGQQGAGTLLYMAPERLRGQAADERSDIYSLGVVLYELLTCHLPFQGTVATALVDEILNQAPTPPSRFQPRMSPKLEEIILKCLDKEPEERYQSAAEVRVDLRRLSRLDTAPQRTATSVVKGGRATRRVGLVIGLVVLAAILAAAGWRRWREKRITERAGTMAIAVLPFEDVAGKKGSEYMRFALADEVVGTLSYMPGLAVRPFTLTRKYADGNTDPRRVAQELQVNEVVTGHFLQEEEKLRITLEVMEPATSRLVWRETVSGSSQDLIALQREMALRLRDELAPALGVGKTTVDTAAQPKNQEAYELYLRGKGAGVDPAPNKEAIALLERSLALDPNYAPALAALALRLNFDANFSDGGAEATRKSMESAERALALDPQQVEAATFLASRLVEDGELNRAFDQVADLVRRRPDNGLAHDTLGYVLRYAGLLDDAARECDEARRLDPTITDLSSCGVVFMYKGDYNRARSYFQLQGETDYWAAETAAILLREGKAREAVNGLLKKVPYETEIYGRSVLEACLGPTAKPEKEAAVARRLKYADMVTDPELKYQTATEMALCGRTRDAVRLLRQAIEHNYCVYPLVDTDPLLKTVRSDPQFAEIRAAAQQCQQRFQAHRAAAGK